One part of the Oligoflexus sp. genome encodes these proteins:
- a CDS encoding GNAT family N-acetyltransferase, with protein MEWRWQTMETLSKRELYAILKARQEVFVVDQKIRYVDADGKDFQSYHLSGWKGEELVAYLRVIPGNTAGTYKIGRVLTRLDFRGQGHGEALMHELLQLAARELGRCHLTMAAQLYLEKFYQKFGFVSEGAVFLEEGIQHITMSRDLGA; from the coding sequence GTGGAATGGCGTTGGCAAACCATGGAAACCCTGTCGAAGCGGGAACTTTACGCGATCCTCAAGGCTCGGCAGGAAGTCTTTGTCGTCGATCAGAAGATTCGTTATGTGGATGCGGATGGCAAGGATTTTCAAAGCTATCATCTGAGCGGCTGGAAGGGCGAGGAACTGGTCGCCTATCTGCGGGTGATTCCCGGGAATACGGCGGGCACCTATAAAATCGGGCGTGTCCTGACCCGTCTTGACTTCCGCGGCCAAGGGCACGGCGAGGCCCTTATGCATGAACTTTTGCAGCTCGCAGCCCGGGAGCTGGGCCGCTGTCACCTGACGATGGCCGCGCAGCTTTACCTGGAAAAGTTCTATCAGAAATTCGGTTTTGTCAGCGAAGGGGCTGTGTTTCTGGAGGAAGGCATCCAGCATATTACCATGTCGCGGGACCTTGGGGCTTAA
- the hpf gene encoding ribosome hibernation-promoting factor, HPF/YfiA family, producing the protein MNFHYYFRHMNSSDALKYDVERKMAGMESLIQTSNPIHVTFSVEADVHKVHIGLHARNNAAVEVEEQSEDMYKSLDLLMDNLHRQLSREKDRMLARNGKPDPFADVAAPMPPNPADDFVEEEFTPAR; encoded by the coding sequence ATGAACTTCCATTACTACTTCCGCCACATGAACAGCTCGGATGCTTTGAAATATGACGTCGAAAGAAAAATGGCGGGAATGGAAAGCCTCATTCAGACCTCGAATCCTATTCATGTGACATTTTCTGTAGAAGCCGACGTGCATAAGGTTCATATCGGTCTTCACGCTCGCAACAACGCCGCTGTGGAAGTGGAAGAGCAAAGCGAAGACATGTACAAGTCGCTCGATCTTTTGATGGACAACCTGCACCGTCAGCTGTCGCGCGAAAAAGACAGAATGCTGGCGCGCAACGGAAAGCCTGATCCCTTTGCAGACGTCGCGGCTCCCATGCCGCCCAACCCTGCCGATGATTTTGTCGAAGAGGAATTCACTCCGGCCCGTTGA
- a CDS encoding lytic transglycosylase domain-containing protein, producing the protein MRYIRTALFCLWLPWTVEARTHAAFPSSPILEPRVQFWEKIFAKYPSHHIVIHDKDDLSLILGVIQLRSQGFENVDSPGADRLIENTLRLYGETLKGFKERGPAMRDEHALAASIWNACNTPATRQRLLQGRITLRSQGGLSDTFKEAFRTSRLYFPQMERIFRDHGLPPELTRLVFVESMFNLKARSKVGASGLWQLMPNTARAYIRVNRHVDERNSPLKATRAAARVLQQNYNELRNWPLAITAYNHGLGGMKRAVVQTGSNRLSDIIEDYRSPSFGFASSNFYAEFLAALRVHGQHKERSLRRNIAEQSAGSDESL; encoded by the coding sequence ATGAGATATATAAGAACAGCCCTGTTCTGCCTGTGGCTGCCCTGGACTGTGGAGGCGCGAACCCATGCGGCGTTCCCGTCTTCACCGATTCTGGAGCCGCGCGTGCAGTTCTGGGAGAAAATCTTCGCAAAGTATCCGAGCCATCACATCGTGATTCACGATAAGGATGACCTGAGCCTGATTTTGGGCGTCATCCAGCTGCGCTCCCAGGGCTTTGAAAACGTCGACAGTCCCGGTGCGGATCGTTTGATTGAAAACACCCTGCGCCTTTACGGGGAAACTCTGAAGGGATTCAAGGAACGTGGGCCCGCGATGCGCGATGAGCATGCGCTGGCGGCCTCGATCTGGAACGCCTGTAATACCCCGGCCACGCGCCAGCGCCTTTTGCAGGGCCGCATCACGCTGCGGAGTCAGGGGGGTCTTTCCGATACCTTCAAGGAAGCCTTCCGTACCTCGCGACTGTATTTTCCCCAGATGGAACGGATCTTCCGCGATCACGGACTGCCTCCGGAACTCACCCGGCTTGTGTTCGTGGAATCCATGTTCAACCTGAAAGCCCGCTCCAAGGTCGGCGCTTCAGGCCTTTGGCAATTGATGCCCAATACGGCCCGGGCCTATATCCGCGTGAATCGGCATGTGGACGAGCGGAACTCCCCGCTCAAGGCCACTCGCGCGGCCGCTCGCGTCCTTCAGCAGAACTATAATGAACTCCGCAACTGGCCCCTGGCGATTACAGCCTATAACCATGGACTCGGGGGTATGAAACGCGCCGTCGTTCAGACGGGTAGCAATCGCCTGAGCGATATCATCGAGGATTACCGTTCGCCGAGCTTCGGTTTTGCGAGTAGTAACTTCTATGCAGAATTCCTGGCGGCCCTACGCGTTCACGGCCAGCACAAGGAAAGGTCACTTCGACGGAATATCGCTGAACAATCGGCAGGTTCCGACGAGTCACTTTAG